From Streptomyces chrestomyceticus JCM 4735, one genomic window encodes:
- a CDS encoding putative T7SS-secreted protein gives MRALTDQSFEAHRNLSSVWQTLNSITRDGDAWKGVAADAFSAQVKELPKLVDSATQSFYDCGFQLNEWSAKLSSMKSRSAELEARAVTARSRVRDAEGNPNLGLAGQTFDTDEELHNAEQRLNRAVKELDAARNALNTLIEDAKRLKQQHDEAAEKIAEAVRKASEEAPDEPGLLDRIGDAIKSLAEASSLLAHQAWDWVKNHANAIAAVGDVLSTVSAILGAAGVGIAALGLVFPPSEIVLGPLAAGLEVTSSGFAAGALVLHGTARMAGGEDVVSNRTLAQDALGTVPFGGAVRVGGKLGAAIFKSRAADAASNFGLVDSWAGLFGDPSVFENFKPTNRRQVVEMGIPGGGPLLVAMENAWKKGSAKDQATTDGG, from the coding sequence GTGCGTGCACTCACGGATCAGTCGTTCGAGGCGCACCGAAACCTGAGTTCGGTGTGGCAGACGCTGAACTCCATAACCCGCGACGGAGATGCTTGGAAGGGCGTTGCCGCAGACGCATTTTCCGCACAGGTGAAGGAACTGCCGAAGCTGGTCGACTCTGCAACGCAAAGCTTCTACGACTGTGGCTTTCAGTTGAACGAGTGGTCCGCGAAGCTGAGCAGCATGAAGTCCCGGTCGGCAGAGCTGGAGGCCCGCGCGGTAACCGCCCGTTCTCGTGTGCGGGACGCGGAAGGGAACCCGAATCTGGGGCTGGCGGGGCAGACATTCGACACTGATGAAGAGCTGCACAACGCCGAGCAACGGTTGAACCGGGCAGTAAAAGAGCTTGATGCTGCCAGGAACGCTCTCAACACTCTCATCGAGGACGCCAAACGCCTCAAGCAGCAGCATGATGAGGCAGCGGAGAAGATCGCCGAGGCCGTACGCAAAGCCTCGGAAGAAGCACCCGACGAACCAGGGTTGCTGGATCGGATCGGCGACGCCATCAAGTCACTGGCCGAGGCCAGCTCCCTCCTGGCGCATCAAGCCTGGGACTGGGTGAAGAACCACGCCAACGCCATCGCTGCCGTCGGCGATGTCCTGTCGACTGTCAGTGCCATACTCGGCGCTGCCGGAGTGGGCATCGCTGCTCTCGGCCTTGTCTTCCCTCCCTCGGAGATCGTCCTAGGGCCGTTGGCCGCCGGGCTGGAGGTCACATCGTCCGGTTTCGCGGCAGGGGCGCTCGTGCTGCACGGCACCGCTCGTATGGCGGGCGGCGAAGACGTCGTATCGAACCGGACGCTGGCGCAGGACGCACTGGGCACGGTCCCGTTCGGTGGCGCCGTTCGCGTCGGAGGAAAGCTGGGCGCCGCGATCTTCAAGAGCCGTGCGGCAGACGCAGCGTCCAACTTCGGTCTGGTCGACTCCTGGGCCGGACTGTTCGGTGATCCGTCTGTATTCGAGAACTTCAAGCCGACGAACCGCCGTCAGGTCGTGGAGATGGGAATTCCCGGCGGCGGCCCTCTTTTGGTTGCCATGGAGAACGCGTGGAAGAAGGGCAGCGCGAAAGACCAGGCCACCACTGACGGCGGGTGA